In Helianthus annuus cultivar XRQ/B chromosome 8, HanXRQr2.0-SUNRISE, whole genome shotgun sequence, a single genomic region encodes these proteins:
- the LOC110871512 gene encoding pentatricopeptide repeat-containing protein At1g79540-like encodes MKVECMTDKHLVLDTQAYNTLIKGICDVGLLDEAHSLKLEIYGVEEFPDACTYTILISGFVNQASLNKLIFCFTQWNFEEIFLYFKTNPMFR; translated from the exons ATGAAGGTAGAGTGCATGACGGATAAGCATTTGGTGTTGGATACTCAAGCTTATAATACGTTGATCAAAGGAATTTGTGATGTGGGCCTTTTGGATGAAGCGCACTCACTAAAACTTGAGATTTATGGTGTTGAGGAGTTTCCGGATGCTTGCACTTACACTATTCTTATATCGG GATTTGTAAATCAGGCGAGCCTCAATAAGCTCATCTTTTGTTTTACACAATGGAATTTTGAAGAAATCTTTCTCTATTTCAAGACTAACCCAATGTTCAGATAG
- the LOC110873826 gene encoding GDSL esterase/lipase At1g74460, with translation MKLTVTIVVVLATVFLGLIDGYDCKLVQFIFGDSLSDNGNNNRLSKSFAQAALPWYGIDFDNGMPNGRFTNGRTVADIIGDKTGLPRPPAFLDPSLSEDVILDNGVNFASGGGGILNETGGLFIQRFSLYKQIELFNGVQTLIRDKIGDQAATKFFQESKYVVALGSNDFINNYLMPIYADSYTYNDDTFIDYLMETLGAQLTVLHGMGARQLMVFGLGPMGCIPLQRVLSSSGECQEKTNTLALNFNKATAKLMDDLSAKLPNASYKFGDAYDVVNNVITNPSKYGFDNADSPCCSFGRIRPALTCVPASRLCKDRSKYLFWDEYHPSDRANELIADELIRKLGFKPINQTDTAPAPSDD, from the exons ATGAAGTTAACTGTGACCATAGTGGTGGTATTAGCGACAGTATTTTTGGGGTTGATCGATGGGTACGATTGCAAGCTTGTACAGTTCATATTCGGAGACTCGTTATCAGATAACGGAAACAACAATCGGCTTTCCAAGAGTTTTGCTCAGGCAGCATTGCCTTGGTATGGAATTGACTTTGATAACGGAATGCCGAATGGTAGGTTCACCAATGGCCGAACCGTCGCTGATATTATAG GTGATAAGACGGGACTACCCCGACCACCAGCCTTCCTCGACCCCTCGCTATCCGAAGATGTAATTCTCGACAACGGAGTGAACTTTGCTTCGGGAGGTGGTGGGATCTTGAACGAAACTGGCGGTTTGTTT ATTCAAAGATTCTCACTCTACAAGCAAATCGAGTTATTCAACGGGGTTCAAACTTTGATCCGTGACAAAATTGGCGACCAAGCGGCGACAAAATTCTTTCAGGAATCAAAGTATGTCGTCGCGTTAGGTAGCAACGACTTTATCAACAACTACTTGATGCCCATTTACGCTGATTCTTACACTTATAATGACGACACCTTCATTGACTACCTAATGGAAACTCTTGGTGCCCAACTTACG GTATTGCATGGGATGGGGGCGAGACAATTGATGGTTTTTGGGTTAGGTCCCATGGGTTGTATTCCTCTTCAAAGGGTGTTGAGTAGTTCTGGCGAGTGTCAAGAAAAAACGAATACGCTCGCCCTAAACTTCAACAAAGCGACTGCGAAACTAATGGATGATCTGTCGGCAAAGCTTCCGAATGCGAGTTATAAATTTGGAGATGCTTATGATGTTGTTAATAATGTCATCACCAATCCAAGCAAATACG GGTTTGACAATGCGGATTCGCCTTGTTGCTCGTTTGGAAGGATTAGACCTGCTTTGACATGTGTACCTGCATCGCGATTATGTAAAGACCGAAGTAAATATCTGTTTTGGGATGAATACCATCCATCGGATCGCGCTAACGAGTTGATTGCTGACGAACTTATACGAAAGCTAGGGTTTAAGCCTATCAATCAAACTGATACTGCTCCCGCTCCCAGTGACGATTGA